From a single Nostoc sp. MS1 genomic region:
- a CDS encoding ABC transporter permease has translation MNISPPQNKPRVSWQAVFSILIFLFMYLPILVLGFYSFNQSPYSATWQAFTLDWYYKLLSDDRILSALKNSLLVAFCAVSISAVLGTLMAVGLARYQFPGKKLYQGVAYLPLIIPDIAIAVATLVFLAAFAIPLSLWTIVSAHVVFCLAYIALVVSSRLTNLDPHLEEAALDLGATPVQAFLQVLLPQLMPGIISGCLLAFVLSLDDFLIASFTSGSGYNTLPMEIFSRIRSGVKPDINALSVLLILSSAIIAIIAESVRSLGERK, from the coding sequence ATGAATATTTCTCCTCCGCAAAATAAACCGCGTGTCTCATGGCAGGCGGTTTTCTCCATACTCATCTTCTTATTCATGTACTTACCTATTTTGGTACTGGGATTTTATAGCTTCAATCAATCACCATACAGTGCAACTTGGCAAGCCTTCACCCTTGATTGGTATTACAAGTTGTTAAGTGACGATCGCATCTTATCAGCTTTGAAAAATAGTTTGCTCGTTGCCTTTTGTGCTGTCAGCATCTCCGCCGTGTTGGGAACCCTGATGGCGGTAGGTTTGGCACGTTATCAATTTCCAGGTAAGAAGCTGTACCAAGGTGTAGCTTACCTACCGTTAATTATTCCTGATATTGCGATCGCAGTTGCCACCCTCGTTTTCTTAGCCGCCTTTGCCATTCCCCTCAGCTTGTGGACAATTGTGTCTGCTCATGTGGTATTTTGTTTAGCCTATATTGCTTTAGTTGTTTCATCACGGCTCACAAATTTAGACCCCCACTTAGAAGAAGCTGCACTCGATTTAGGTGCGACACCAGTACAAGCATTTCTTCAAGTATTACTACCCCAATTAATGCCAGGAATTATCTCTGGTTGCCTACTAGCTTTCGTCCTAAGCTTGGATGATTTCTTAATAGCTAGTTTTACTTCTGGTAGTGGTTACAACACCTTACCAATGGAAATATTTAGTCGGATTAGAAGTGGTGTAAAACCTGATATTAATGCTCTCAGTGTCTTGTTAATTTTATCATCAGCAATTATTGCTATCATCGCCGAGTCAGTTCGTTCATTAGGGGAAAGAAAATAA